The sequence AACGTGAAACCGGCACTGGTTAGGAGCTCCCTTTTTACTCTTCGAACAAATGAAAATCGATTGTAGtcatcctgggtgaggaatagttattcttcacccaccTCTATTTTATCATCTATGCatcgtaattttacgtttcgtaaattttgtcttattttagACAGAAAAGGAAAACGTAAGAAAACATATAAtagtcgtaaaaaatattttatgttatgtaaaactacaaatgtaaaaacatagtgtaaaatgtacataaaatacaattttgacctatattttttttgttatgccaaattttatgcagtaaatcaatatgaatgtaactatttgtatttaaaatgtaatttatttatgaaatgatcgtaagattacctcgggtgaagactaacttattctgcaccctgggtgatatATATAATTTTCACATATTCATCTCATATATATGATTAAGCTTATGAATAATCAAAGATagtctcgaaaaacgcattagaccgtATATATATGGATGGGGAGAGTATGTCTTTTCTTCCTTGAGATTATCAATTATGTTTCTTGGTTTGAACGGACGACTTTGGATGTTAGACAAGCGCCATGTTTGGCCGGCCTCTAATCTAGGTGTTCACCTGATTTTTCTGAGCAGGTGCAAGTCAAGTCAACCACCCAAGTTTTCACTACTTTCCACGCAAGATACAAGCCAAGTCAAAAGTGAACCATCATTTGAAGTTGAGCTCACGAGATACCAACAAGAAGCAAGTATTCATTATGAAACTGTTTAAGATcttcgtcgtcctcgtcatctTGGTTGTTCTATCCACCTCAAAACCATTGTGGTGGGTTAGTGCACTAGGGAAGCATGCAAAAAAAGCGCCAAAAGTTGGCATACAAGGGGAACAGATCGGCAGACTGCCTCCGGCGCCAATACCAAACCAGCATGCGCATGGACGAGGGCCAGGGCCACCACTACCACATCCACCAAGAACACAGAAGAGCAGAATGCAGCCTCTGCGCTCACCGCCGCCTCCTTCACCGCCGGCGCAGAAGAGCAGAGTGCAGCCAATGCCACCTCCGCCGCCGATACATAAGAGTGGGGCATGGCCGATGCACCTTCCGCCGCCCCCACCAAAAGTGCAGAAGAGGGTAGATCAGCCGTTGCGCTTCCCGTTGCCTCCACCACCAGTGCAGAACACCCTAGCTCAGCCATTGAGCTCCCCACCACCTCCACCATGAGCACATATGGCAGAGTGGCTCGTGGTTATTAGATCCTTCATTTTCTTCCCTGCCATCATTATATGCAATTAGATCTTAAGTTTTAGCTAGCACAAATGATGCCCGTGCGTTGTAACTGGAGAAAAGAATTTTTCATGTTTGTGCGTCTGTGCGTTGCCATGGGAGAACACTCATGTATGTGATGCTATCAAGATTCATCTTAACTGAAAACTTAATTGTCCATTTGTTAAAGAGTAAATTACACCGGTGATGCTAGAACTTGGCGCAAATGGTCACTTTAGTGCTAGAACCTGTTGCATACATCGAAGTGGTGCAAATATTTGGCTCAAACATGCAAATACGGTGCAAATCTCGTTTCTATACGCCGGCGACGTTGACGGGGCATGACAGTGTGGCGTGGGGCCCGCAGTCAATGACCATATTGGGAAGACGGGTGTGTGGCGTGCTCTTTTTGTAAAAAATAACCTTGAATTCTTATTTTTCACTTTTTCCTCACATAAAGGTCCATGTTAAGTTTATGCAGTAACTGCATGTGTGACACCGAATGATCCCACTTGTCAGCCAAAGATCATAAATTTTACTTCCTCCGTCCGAGAAAAGTTGTCACCAACGCAGTTTAATTGTAATTTTGTCAAAAAGACCTTATCATTTTAAATCTCATGCTAATCTGCCCTTCTTCCTCCCCCGACGCCCACGGGCACCGCGCGCCCCAGCCTCCGGCTCCCCCCGTCGCCGGCGGGCACAGCGTGCCCCAGCCGTCGTAGGGATCAGCCGGCGACGAAGTCCCACTTGCGCCGCCACCCACCTGCCCCGCTGCTGCAAACTTGCGCCTCCCCTGCTTACGTGCGCACACGGAGGCGAGCTTCGCATCCGcccgcctgctcctctccggcgacAACTCGACGGGCGGCGGCTCCATGACTGATGGGCGGCATCTCCTTGTCGTCTTGCTTGCGACCCAGCACCGCCGCCCACCTGCGCAGCTGCCACAGAGGTGACCACCGCCGCCTACCTGTGCCGCTCGCAGGGCCTGGGCCGTCCGCTTCGGCCGCCGGCATGCCCCCTTCCGCCACTCCGGCCTCTTCTGCTGTTGCCATCTTCCTCCGCCTCTGCTGCTTATGCTAGTGGTGGTGCAGCTCCCGATCTTCGTCCAGGCAGCCCCAATCTTCTTCTTTGTCCCCCGCTGTGCTGCTGTTGAAGGTACCAGCGCCCCCGCCCTGAAATTGTTGTCATTTGGACAAATTGGTGTGAGATTGTCTGGGTAGCATCATGGCAGCATCATTGTAGATCAGACTGATGTGAACTTGATGAGGATTAGAGCACCAGCGGATCATCCAGTTGGATCCTGAATCAACACATTCACGGCCTCCTCTTCATCGTCCCCTTCTTGACTGAATTACGAGCAAGCTTTCTCTGGTTACGTCACAATTTCACCTGTAGCAAGCTTCGATTGATGAGTCATCTGTGTACCTAGGCTCAATATGCATGTGTACCACAGCCTAGGAAGAATAGAACGGTGAACAAGTCATTATTAACGATAATATCACAGCAGGGTCAATAAATTCAGAGAGACAAACTTAACAAGGCTAATTTCCATATAATTTTTTGGAACAATATTCATTTTTGATTTGAACTTGCAAAAATAGGCAACTGTTGTTTTGAACTCTTAACTACAGTAAGATCTTAGACTCACTCCTTACTAAAATATCCTCTCCCTCCTTGCTGCCTTTTTCCTTTTCTTGTGCATCCATTCAGTGTTCTACAGGTCATGTTGAGCGGCACATGCTGCAACAGAGGGCCGAAGACCAAACCTTGAATTACAGAATATTTTAGCAGAATCAAGGACCAAGTCTTAGACCATTGATAACAAAACAAAGTACTTAAAGAAAAATAAGAATATGAGAAAATTAGTTCTGCTAATAGCCTCTTCAACTCTGATGCTTGCAGTCTAGAACATCTGATGCAAACCAACATATTGTGGACTAAATCAACTTGTGTACAGTAGAGCCTAAGAAATCTGGTCTTCTGTTCTAACCACTCAACATTGAAGTTTAAGTGAACAATTTTGCATCGACTGCtatcaacttgaagcttcttgCATCTTAATTCATGTTCTGGTTGAAACACTCTGCAGTACACTGAATTTTGTACTACATGAACTTTTGAAATGAATACAGTACATGTTCTGCTTGATTGCTACTGTATCTTGATTCAATAAACTGCAGTAAACTGAATTTTTGCTCTGAATAGTGCATAATTATGCAATGAACTGCAGTAAACTATAGTAGTTTATTCCCTCTCAGAGTCAAACTGAATTTTATACTTGAACTTTGAAATGAATAATGTACTCTTAAAACTTTGGATAGCTGAAAAATCTCACATCATCTAATGTTTTGACTAAAACTCTGTCAACATTCAGTTTTGACCAAGAAACAGGGAAGCAGGTGGGAATTTGTACAGTAATGGCAAGATGCAAAATGGTGCTAGTAACTTCAGTTCTGCAAAAAACAAGAATGATGCTTACTGCAGTTTTGCAAATTTTGAAAACATACACTCATGTTTCAGTTGACAGTAACAATTTTGCAAGCACTAACTTGGAAAAAATCCTACTGTAGTTTACTGTTGATCAAGAAAATTCAGACTAATGCTGACCTTGATCTTGATTGAATCGTACATGGAGGGCTTGACCTTGAGTTGCTGCTCCATGGCTGCCTGTCATTCTCACTCCTCCTTGATCTTGATAAAGGAAATGCTATCACATGTCCACACAAATTCAGTATCCACATGTCCACAAATTCAGTGTTAACACAAATTCATTATTCAGTGCTACCACATGTCCACACGACGACATCAGGATGATTGATAAAGAAATGCATAACACTACATTAACACCATATTTGTGCAGATGTTCTTATTTGAGTTGAAGATGTTCTCAGTATTGTACTGCTCCATGATACTCCATGGAGTATTCGTGATCTGTAACTTAAACTGAGACACAAAAATTTGAGTGAATACTCCACTGTTTTCAGTGAGCAGTGCAGCTTTGACAGTACTCCACTATTCAACACTTTGCAAACTGAATTTCAACATTGTTTGCGAACTGAATTTCAACAAAGGGGGATTCTTTGCAAACTGAATTTCAACATTCTTCTCCCCATCAATTCAATTACATGCAATGGGGAGCATAAAGATCAGTGTTTTAGATCTTTAAACCTTACCAGTACTGCACTCAGTTGCCAAGCAAATGGGGATCTGTTCTTTCTCTTGATAATCAAATTGCGCCCGTGCAATGCAAGCAAGCAGCGCATCGCAGGGAGTGAGAGGTAGTGAGAGGGGGGCACTGACGATCCTTGGGGCCCATGGTGACCTTGACGACGTCCGCGAGGTCGTTGACGCACCGCGGCATGGTGGCGTGCATGCCGACGCCGAAGGTGACCTCCTTCGCCGCATGCTCGCGCGCCCACTGCTGCTAGTCGCCTGCGCCGCCACCGCGGGTGAGCTGCCGCCGCAACGCCGAGGAGGAGGGCCTGGAAATGGCCGCCGCCGAGCAGATCGAAAGAAAAAAATCAGTCTTCTCCTCGTCGGGGATCATCATGGGGAACGAGGAGGGGAACAAGGAGAGGGAAGCTGCGGGGGAGGCGTGGGGTGGGGGAGGCGTGGGTCGGGAGAGCTCTGGCGATGCGGGGAGCTGCGGGGGAGCCGCTGCGGGGGAGCTGCGGAGGAGCCGAGCTGCGGGGGAGCGGACCTCCGACGCGACAGAGGAGCGGGGGAGACGGCGGGAGCTCCGGGTTTGTCGGGAATTCGCTGGGGGGGGGTTTCAGAAAAACACCACGCGGACAactttttccggacggagggagtattagtttcAGAATGAAAAACGAAAACCACGCATGACTCAAACCGGTGACGCTTGGGTCAAACTGAGTGCGCGGCTAACAATTGATGCCATATAATGATACTAAGCCTTTTACATCCCGACCTAAAATAATGTAAAATAAGAAGAAAAGATCACGGGGAACGTAAAAAAAGAATTGTATATTTGAAAAACAAAAAGATACCGCCGTGGGATTTTGTACTAGCGACCTGACAGTTACCACCAGCAGGAACTAGCAATACAACCACTAGCATTTCGTGCCTTAAACATGTTGGTTTGTTTTCCTTTTCACTTTTTAGCCTCAAAATATGTAAATTGTATTGTAAATGTGTATTTATCTGAGAATCTGCAGTCTGAGGCACACTAGGCTAAATTATTTTCGTACATATATTTAACTTAATTTAAAAATACAAATATAATTTATAGAAAACACAACAAGTTTATAAAAATGCATGAACACTTAAAAAACATAAACAAATAAAATCTTGGACAATTTTATATATAGCataattaattattttataaaaattaattTTTGAACTTATAGGATAATTTATTTAAATACAAATATTTTCTAAAGTTACTTTGATATTTTAATTCATATGCAAAAAGATAAAATTATCAAAATATTTCATAATCTAATTTAATGGATTTTAAAATTAATAGGTGAGCATATTTTTGGTTTACATATTTACTTATATGTGTATTTTATAATTACAATTTACATCTTTTTATAACTATAAATATCAAACCAAAAAAATTGTAATTATAAATAATATACATATTCTGTTATAGACATGTAAATTGTAATAATATACATGTAAATTGTAGCCCAGGAGCACGTTCTGTTATAGACATGCACTGTAACAATTATATTTACACATGTGACAGTCCATAGTTGGAGTAGCTTGTTCGAAACCCCACGAGCAAAACTTTTTTTACGGATTAAAATTCAAAGATATAAAACTTGTGTATGCTTATGCATCAGCAACTGAACTCTGAGCGGGAGGGTAGCCGCGCACACTCGTTAGATCGTGGTCACCGTACGAATTCCTCCGCGCCATATTTTTCATTCTAACAAAATTTGTGATGTTTCACTGACAAGTGAGACCAACCAGATGCCACACGCCTAACAGATgccttttgatgagaaaaaataaataaatatctgAGGGTGTTTTTGCAAAAAGAGCATGCCACACGCCCAGCCTTCACTATGCAGTCACTGATAACGGCCCCTATGTCACGCTGTCATGCCCCGTCAGCGTTGTGGCCATATACAAACGAGATTTGCACTGTATTTGCACGTCCaagccaagtttttgcaccactttAAGTATCCCGCAAGTTCTGACACTAAAGTGACCGTTTGCGCCAAGTTTTAGCACCGCCAGTGTAATTGACTCTTTGTTAAagtatcatacatgcatttgtctACATAAAGAGATATGGTTAAATGCCCATGCATTTCTATGGAGCAAAAAATTCAACTGATTGTAACTTTCCTATTTGCCAATTAAACCTAGGCGCCTTGACCACCTTTAACTCTCTTGTCACCTAAGTAACCTAAGgctctgtttggttcataagtcctagggttttttttagtcccaacttataagtcccaagtccctaataaatccctacctgtttggttcctgtgacttaacatggactaaaaggccatattacaactataagtccctataagtccctctttgagagtcttatttcataagtctcaaatgcccactttaagtccctataagtccctcctgtttggtttagatgggacttaaagggacttatttaagtccctacgcgggcaccgtccttgagagctatgggaaaccaattcgccatgaccttttcgtccctgttggcggcttcgatgcccagctcgtagagctgaagGAACTCCGCCGGGTCTGCAGtgtcatcgtagcgaggaggcaggtccggcttgaacttggcggaccatgcgacgctacgcagctcgacggtgaaggcgcggcagcctgcagtggccaccggagctctgtgctgatgcggggcttgctcctggggattctcgcgcaccgctgcctggagcagcgcggggtcttgacgtggcggcgcggggatgcggtcatggcgcaccggtgccaggagcacgcgggcaccttcttggggacgagggatttcttggcaactCCTTTCTTGTCGTGCAGGCGCCGGACATAGTGGGTCTCGTCCTGGGGCCCGCGCCTTGGAgtcagggcgccttcttggggaggagatggcggaggcacctcctgctcctcgcctcttgcgcaggacggagggcgaggcagcgagagagatggcaaaggagagccccctgcgacgctgacgagctcggtgatgcgggcgagccaatcctcgtagaggtcgtcgatgggacggtagtgcaggagctcacgcgccagtagcagcacggcgtgcgcgtccgtgggggcgcgacgggcgtgggaagacgaaccggctggagtcagcgacagggtggcggtgcggcgcgaaggatgcagggacgaggcttgctgctcgttccccgccggccggtggcggcgttggtggcaggcgacggggaacgacgggggcgtccgtcgacaggagccgtctgggcgactcgagcggcgagagcagcccgacgctcggcgcgggctcagcgagcatcagacatgggcacgacggaagatcacacgcgaccagcggaagaaagattccggcgcacccctacctggcgcgccaaatgtcggatttcgggttccggcagacccttgaggttcgaactctggggtgacatgaagatctctcccctaccagatCACGTCTCGAAGTcttgcaaaggatctaggctagaaagaagaacacacaagggacacgagatttatactggttcaggccaccattgtggtgtaataccctactccagtgtgtggtgtggtggattgcctcagggactgatgatgaataatacaaagggagaacagccttgcgaggggctgttcttgagctggtgcgacgaactgctcgggtgagttcagtcgcttctctctctctctctctctctctctctttctctgatcGATCCATCTGTCCtcccccctactctgtggtggctagtcctatttatagagggaggccctgggcctcttcccaaataacgagcgggaagggcgccaacaattggccattttgaaggggaacatagtacacttatcctgactaaagttggtcttcggctgccaaaggttctgacgatgacgccgtcctgggctccacgatgacctccatcctgccgttctgctggtcttggtcttgttgcaccgaaacggtaacctttgactgatgccttggcctgtgcttgccccctttgcaccgaaggggaaacaaggacgctgcgcaggcCGCCGCCtgtctggtctcgatcgtcatggcttgcgtcacgggcacctcgcgaggtacccttgccttgatctctccgcctcctcgcgagcctgcctaacgaggctgctcctgaggaagcttcctgtcgtccgccccgcgaggcttggcccctcgcgagggtcttgagcttgagctgatgaagctgggctgcactgggcccccacttgagccacgccgcaggcaggcaagtctggggacccccgttcccagaacgccgacaacagcCATGGGGACCTCTATCcattcttcaccaactccggcgtgTAAGCTCTTCTCACGGTGGTTGGCAgcgaccactagtagaaaacggagctttagcgccggttcgtaagggcctttagtgccggttacataaccggcactaaaaggtcgtcactaaaggccccccccctttagtaccggttcgtcacgaaccagcgctaaagtgccaccacgtggcgtgagctcgcgccccggtatgggagacctttagtaccggttcgtgttaccaaccggcactaaaggttttttttttgaatttttttttgaaaattttggaaaaaaattttgatttttttttcgatttttaatttttctgaattatttgatgatttagtctctaatcacctctcttaattgctcatgtgtggatcactcattccaaatcatctaacttcctgaccggtcacccatccctctcactactctagcccgagcacgcttaactttcgagttctattctccttcgtttccgagtctgcacttgttgttttcctgacaatagtaagatgttaatcctattaaccctcaggagtttagcttgagcatgaagtcacacatttcaccatttgagcttgaaactattattctaaaaaacagtaattatttagtaacgctaatatttcttgaataagtttgaccatagcttgaccacagtttgaccatagtttgaccagatttgaccaaaattcaaaaaattgaaataattatttagtaacactaatattcttgaataattatgtagtaacattaatacttcttgaataagtagtttgaccagatttaaccaaaaaattttaaaaaaactgaaattatttgaccatatctttttttttcttttggaatttgaggattccaaATAGGCCGTAGGCTGTCTCCattggatgcggattttcgtgctgaattttttgatatattatacgtttttttccgacatcgtatgcaaaagttatatccGTTTTACATTTTCCCATCGGATgcgaaaattgccctatagtgccggtttgtggcacgaaccggcactataggtcagacccctttagtaccggttcgtggcacgaaccggtactaaaggtgatcgtggggccccggcctgacgccagcctgccaccacccctttagtaccggttcgtgccacgaaccggtactaaaggttcaacacgaaccggcattaatgcaaatccgttcgaaccggcactaatgtatacattagtgccggctttaatacaaaccggcactaatgtgctgcacgtttgaccctttttctactagtggacgtATGGCACCGGCGCTTGGGGCATCCTAGTGACAAGACTATCTCCACTTTAGCTCGATTTTTCTTCCAACATGTCATAAATTAGCAATGCAATGTACAACAGACCAACCAAAATTTGAGTTTATGCATACACTACAATCCATTGTGATCTATATGCTGGAGTTACCTAAACAAATACTATTGATAAGAGTAAGTCTGACAAACAAACAAAACTACCATAGCACCGCACGTCTTCACATGCACATAAAATTGCAGCTCAGAAAAGCTTATGTTGGTTTtacccttttttccttttcttttgaggtgaattttctttTTTTCGTGAGTTCATCTTGAGGGGAAAAAAATCCCGTGAGCAGGCCTGGTAGTCAGCACCAGAAGCCCATCAGGATCAGGCCTTCCCCTCCCGAGCTCGCTCGAGCCGCCGCTCAGCGCCATGACAGCAAGCAGAGCTCATCACCCTACCCCTCCTCATGTTGTGCATCACCGGGCCACAGCTGTCTCCTTCCTGTTTTCTTCCTCTCTTCGGCACCACCTCCTTGTACGAGCTCCCCCTTCTCCGATTCCTTCATCCTCCCATGGCGCTCTCTCGCCCCTTCTCTCTCTGTAGAGCCAACTAATCAAGCAAAGCCTCCCCCGCTTGGCCTCTCTTTCTTTCAGCAATCAAATTCACATCTATTCCCGAAACAACTTCTTGATTCTCCAGAAAACTTAAGAACGTATACAAATTGATGAATAGTGATGAAaacgggcgaggtgggactatataATTTGTTAGTGAACGTGTTTGTAACGCAAGAATAGGTTCGCGCAGTTGGCTACAGCCTTGTGGGCACGAAGGAGAGGTCGCAAGTTCGACACCTGCGAGAAAGCAATTATTGTTTGCTCTCTACGACAGTGAACCCGACGgaatcaatccgtgctttattattagggattaGGGAAATATATGCATAATCTTGTACTACCCACTTAGCGTCGATCTGTGCGCACAATGTTGTGGTTTTGTCAAATAGAGATCCTTATGCAGGGTTTCGTTACCCATTTGTTCAATTTGTGTCACCAATAAAACTGAACGAATAGGCTATCTGATAAATGTGCAAAAACTAAAATTTTCTAAATAGCATCTGAACGACTTTACTGTATGATGCCTTCTTGTGCTACATGGAAAATAAGAGTCACTTCATCGTTTCAACTTTTTTGAGAGAAGTTCTCAGACGTCGTTTGCCGTGAATTATGGGCTGGCTAGGTGTCAGATGACCGAAAACTAATATTGGTTCAGTCACTTTTTCTATTGTCCTTGATTGGCGTTCTGTCCGCATGCAAGCGCTGAAACAGAAGCCTCGTAACGACCGACCTTTTGGTATACtacgccatgcatgcatgcaagctgCTCGGTCATGCTGCATGCCTTCCGATTTATGAATGTACTGCTTGAGTTTGACTAGAACGAATTTCTAACACGGCAGGCTTGTACAAAACTCCCTCTTTTCTTTTCCACGTAAAGTGAAATGAAAAAAAATggcgaaatgaaaaaaaaagttgGAATGAAAAAAGgtgaaatgaaaaaataaaataaaataaaatttggaGCCAGAAGTATTAGTGCATGGGAGATAAAAACTGATTTTATTTGTATCAATTACTTTTTCTTATGGGTAAATACAGACGTACGTTAAAAGTATGTTTTGTTTCACTCGACACTTTAGAGGAGCACTAGGCCCTATGCAACCAATAAACAGAAGCCCATCCGATATTTGAGCTTTGTCTGAAATATAAATAAATGACATGATACCTAGTAAGACATaagataaaaacaataataaatgAACAAAATAAAGTAGAAATAAGAAATTAAGTTGTGTacaaaagaatgaattagtggcatgaGTATTACCCTTTAAAAATTGAGAAAAGTAATACAAACACTGGCAATATCCACAGACAATTTACGCAAAAAAATGTGTtgtttataatatgcaagaataagcatataacaGTGGAATTTTCGCGGCATTgatattacccttaaagaagaagaaaatgaaataaTTAAGaagtaaaaaaatcaaaataatgaagtctTCTAAGTAAGAATAAGTTAGTGCCActagtattaccctttaagaagaaagaaaatgtaaACAATAAATAATGACAAAATTTTCACATAATTCAAATACAAATTGTGTCTTTTATAATACACAAGAATAAGCAAAAAATAATAAAGTTACACAGAAATAATGTAGTTTTTTAACAAAGAGTTAGTGGCATTGGTATAACACTTAAACAAGGAGAAAATGAAATATAAACTAGCAGAAAATCAAAATATGTTAGTGGCATTTGTATTGTCAGTCAGGAAGTAAATAATGAAATAAAAAGAATAAATGGAATATAaactaaaagaaaaacaaaatatgaCGTTACTAAGGAAGAATGAAGTAGTGACATTTGTACTACGCATTacgaagaaagaaaatgaaaaataatcTACAACAGATAATGTCGAAACTTGCACATAATTCACACAATAAGTGTGCCTTTTTATAGTATGCAAGATGACCATATAATAGCGAACTTTTCCGCAAAAAAGTTTCCTAAGAagaaatgaattagtgacattggtattacccttaaagaagaaagaaaattaaTATAAAGTAAAACATGATCAAAATAAAGAAGTTTTCTAAAGAAGAATTAATTAGTGGCAtttgtattaccctttaagaataaAGAAATGAAACAAAAACTGAAATAAAAAAAGTTTTCTAAGGAAGAATTAATTAGTGGCATTGTTATTATTCTTTAACAAAAAAATGATGCATTTTAAAATATTTTAGACATAAGTTTCTTTCTTTTTCAATATGCAACAACAAACATATAAGTGGAATTTCTCAAAAAAGTTctaaggaatgaattagtggcattggtattgctcttaaagaagaaagaaaatgaataaaactaaaacaaaattaAAACATTGAAGTATTGTAGAATGATAGTGGCATTTGGTACTATCTTATAAGAAggaaaataatatttaaaaaacttgcacacaactttgcactAAAAGTTCTACTTTTAAAATATGCTAAGGATAAGCATATAATGGTATATTTTTCACATTCtagtgtaatctacacacatactaTATAGTGCTTAGGTGTATACATTTCTACTCATCCAATATGCAAAACATATCCatgtagaaaaaagaaaaaaagcctAGAAAAAGCAAAAGCAGAAGACACATAAAAAACTCGTAATTTGTAAGGGACTTCAGGCCCAATAGGAAAATCGACTTACCACAAACAGGGGTAAGTCGAAAATTCAGTCTAAGAAAAATTGACTTGCCCCAAATAGGGGCAAGTTAAAAATTAAGCATAAGAAAAAATTGACTTACCCCAAACAGGGGCAAGTCAACTCAGCTTaaacaacagaagaaaagaaaaacgacaCGAATCATAACAAAAGAAAAACAATGGTCAGAAAATTGACTTACCCAAATTTAAAATCCTGGCGACTTACATATAGCT comes from Triticum aestivum cultivar Chinese Spring chromosome 5B, IWGSC CS RefSeq v2.1, whole genome shotgun sequence and encodes:
- the LOC123112934 gene encoding uncharacterized protein isoform X1 encodes the protein MIRWAGALVPSTAAQRGTKKKIGAAWTKIGSCTTTSISSRGGGRWQQQKRPEWRKGACRRPKRTAQALRAAQVGGGGHLCGSCAGGRRCWVASKTTRRCRPSVMEPPPVELSPERSRRADAKLASVCARKQGRRKFAAAGQVGGGASGTSSPADPYDGWGTLCPPATGGAGGWGARCPWASGEEEGQISMRFKMIRSF
- the LOC123112934 gene encoding uncharacterized protein isoform X2; protein product: MRCLLALHGRNLIIKRKNRSPFAWQLSAVLHFLYQDQGGVRMTGSHGAATQGQALHVRFNQDQGLVFGPLLQHVPLNMTCRTLNGCTRKGKRQQGGRGYFSKELWYTCILSLGTQMTHQSKLATGEIVT
- the LOC123112934 gene encoding uncharacterized protein isoform X3; the protein is MRCLLALHGRNLIIKRKNRSPFAWQLSAVLHFLYQDQGGVRMTGSHGAATQGQALHVRFNQDQGLVFGPLLQHVPLNMTCRTLNGCTRKGKRQQGGRGYFSKE